In one Lachnospiraceae bacterium GAM79 genomic region, the following are encoded:
- a CDS encoding leucine-rich repeat domain-containing protein has protein sequence MDGKTFVKEFTRILEKVCKITGISYNDRIIISDDPECDADYGVDKNGNLVIDCECTNLKLSELREIRYRAKSGMIEDCNGHISLVFNNGMEFYMHFDSMIGLGDQIYSVNFQNGACDCSNYVKELIHIKNLDWNSQFIVSDNKLLLYIGIQKDVVIPKGITEIRESAFARTHITSVVLPETLTYIGNMAFSETNIDSICLPKSITYIGNGAFRLTPLESTKNIKNYSDIIIDDRVW, from the coding sequence ATGGATGGAAAAACTTTCGTGAAAGAATTCACAAGAATATTGGAAAAAGTATGTAAAATCACAGGAATTTCTTATAATGACAGGATTATTATCTCGGATGATCCAGAGTGTGATGCAGATTATGGAGTTGATAAAAATGGTAATCTGGTTATTGATTGTGAGTGCACAAATTTAAAGTTATCAGAGCTCAGAGAAATTCGTTATAGAGCTAAAAGTGGTATGATTGAAGATTGTAATGGACATATTTCTTTGGTGTTCAATAATGGTATGGAATTCTATATGCACTTTGATAGTATGATAGGGTTAGGCGATCAAATTTATAGCGTCAATTTTCAAAATGGTGCATGCGACTGTAGCAACTATGTAAAAGAACTGATTCATATAAAAAATCTTGATTGGAATAGTCAGTTTATAGTATCAGATAATAAGTTGCTCTTATATATAGGCATTCAAAAAGATGTTGTTATTCCAAAAGGTATTACCGAGATTAGAGAAAGTGCATTTGCACGTACGCATATTACAAGTGTTGTGCTTCCTGAAACGCTTACATATATTGGGAACATGGCATTCAGTGAAACTAATATAGATTCCATTTGCCTACCAAAATCAATAACATATATCGGCAATGGAGCATTTAGACTTACGCCTTTGGAATCAACAAAAAATATCAAAAATTATTCAGATATTATAATTGATGACCGTGTTTGGTAA